A genome region from Akkermansiaceae bacterium includes the following:
- a CDS encoding PDZ domain-containing protein, producing MTLFKTQHRYATAAALISLSISWSAEAQSFYKEPQLFSTAPNPTKSVSVIERFGPVGIAIELHQPAFTMKVKDIEPGSPAEATGRLKKGQVIESINGEKLKDIDPRIQLGGMIAAAEASDGIIRLAIEGETVPVVVKIPVLGAYSKTWPLNCPKSDRIVRDFADHLAKPDSNKGFADIGMLFLLSTGEDKDIPPVRDWVHGMIGKKPSQYAWHIGYGGIGLCEYYLRTGDKEALPVIQSWVEAAAKGEYLDGWAGRGGVTAVTYGNGHLNAAGTGVVTFLLLAKECGAEVNDSLLHRTLTHYFRFAGRGLNPYGDDRPENSFVDNGKNGILAFTMAAAASLTPDGENSIYARARDTAAMTSFYTTSFMLHGHTGGGIGEIWRSSAMGLIHDKRPNQYRDFMDKRQWHYDLSRRFDGSFGILGGAGYDKPEWGAGYALTYTIPRKTLRITGAASEFSKPYKLPERPWGTAADDEFQSLEAVADKDGKRQDLTGETLAADSSMPLIRRIKAMGDDVSDDVLRQYVRHQEYLVRRMAANHAMGLNFSYMFKEPGLRVRPALVEEFARSEDPRIRNAGLRSIAEQFDPAAEWAPGFYQIAAERLADPEESWFVKDAALSVIGQGTPDMIVAHVDLLLPYLNHPEQWLQNGALKALAAVIVDERCYARVIPAVGAFLRTCNRYSTTGGPVFAIRQNLPSAGPEAGKLAIETFGESFGNYDTVKVWEGGQDISNVHDSHLGFIAASLGDVPGGLDVLYELARQRFPDQALPYPDVFLNADPQHFTLSSRRRFRPSSSTSWFPRSSAGTA from the coding sequence ATGACCCTTTTCAAAACCCAGCACCGATACGCAACTGCCGCCGCGCTCATCTCGCTTTCGATCTCCTGGTCGGCGGAAGCGCAATCCTTTTACAAGGAGCCGCAGCTTTTCTCCACGGCGCCGAATCCGACCAAATCCGTGAGCGTCATCGAGCGCTTCGGCCCTGTCGGGATCGCGATCGAACTGCACCAGCCGGCTTTCACGATGAAGGTGAAAGACATTGAGCCGGGCTCGCCTGCCGAGGCGACGGGGAGGCTCAAGAAAGGCCAGGTGATCGAGTCGATCAACGGGGAGAAACTCAAGGACATCGATCCGCGCATCCAGCTCGGCGGGATGATCGCGGCGGCGGAGGCATCCGACGGCATCATCCGCCTTGCGATTGAGGGGGAGACGGTGCCGGTTGTCGTGAAGATCCCGGTGCTCGGCGCCTACAGCAAGACCTGGCCGCTCAATTGCCCGAAGTCGGACAGGATCGTCCGCGATTTCGCCGATCACCTCGCCAAGCCGGATTCCAACAAGGGTTTTGCGGATATCGGGATGCTGTTCCTGCTTTCCACCGGAGAGGACAAGGACATCCCGCCGGTGCGCGATTGGGTCCATGGGATGATAGGCAAAAAGCCCTCCCAGTATGCATGGCACATCGGCTACGGCGGCATCGGACTCTGCGAATACTACCTGCGCACCGGCGACAAGGAGGCCTTGCCCGTGATCCAGTCCTGGGTGGAGGCGGCGGCAAAGGGCGAATACCTCGATGGCTGGGCGGGGCGCGGCGGTGTCACCGCGGTAACCTATGGCAACGGCCATCTCAATGCCGCCGGAACCGGTGTTGTCACCTTCCTCCTGCTTGCCAAGGAATGCGGGGCGGAGGTCAACGACAGCCTGCTGCACCGCACGCTCACCCACTACTTCCGCTTCGCCGGGCGCGGCCTCAATCCCTACGGCGACGACAGGCCCGAGAACAGCTTCGTTGACAACGGCAAGAACGGCATCCTCGCCTTCACCATGGCCGCCGCCGCATCGCTCACGCCGGATGGTGAAAACTCGATCTACGCCCGCGCCCGCGATACCGCCGCGATGACCAGTTTCTACACCACCTCCTTCATGCTCCACGGCCACACCGGCGGCGGCATCGGCGAGATCTGGCGCAGCTCCGCGATGGGGCTGATCCATGACAAGCGACCCAACCAGTACCGCGATTTCATGGACAAGCGGCAATGGCACTACGATCTATCCCGCCGCTTCGACGGCTCATTCGGCATCCTCGGCGGCGCGGGCTACGATAAGCCGGAGTGGGGCGCGGGCTACGCCCTGACCTACACGATCCCGCGCAAAACCCTTCGCATCACCGGAGCCGCCTCGGAGTTTTCCAAACCCTACAAGCTCCCCGAGCGCCCCTGGGGCACGGCGGCGGACGACGAATTCCAATCCCTCGAAGCGGTCGCGGACAAGGACGGGAAACGCCAGGATCTGACAGGGGAAACCTTGGCCGCGGATTCCTCCATGCCGCTGATCCGGCGCATCAAGGCGATGGGCGATGATGTCAGCGACGACGTCCTCCGCCAATACGTCCGCCACCAGGAATACCTAGTCCGCCGCATGGCCGCGAACCACGCGATGGGCCTGAATTTCAGCTACATGTTCAAGGAACCCGGCCTGCGAGTCCGACCCGCCCTTGTCGAGGAATTCGCCCGTTCCGAAGACCCCCGCATACGCAACGCCGGCCTCCGCTCCATCGCCGAGCAGTTCGACCCCGCCGCCGAATGGGCCCCGGGTTTCTATCAGATCGCCGCCGAAAGGCTCGCCGATCCGGAGGAGTCATGGTTCGTCAAGGATGCAGCCCTCTCCGTCATCGGACAAGGCACACCGGACATGATCGTGGCGCATGTCGATCTGCTCCTGCCTTACCTCAATCACCCGGAGCAGTGGCTGCAGAACGGCGCACTCAAAGCCCTTGCTGCAGTCATCGTCGATGAACGCTGCTACGCTAGGGTGATTCCGGCGGTCGGAGCTTTCCTCCGCACCTGCAATCGCTACAGCACCACAGGCGGCCCGGTCTTTGCGATCCGCCAGAACCTTCCCTCGGCGGGGCCGGAGGCGGGCAAGCTTGCCATCGAGACCTTCGGCGAATCGTTCGGAAACTACGACACCGTCAAGGTCTGGGAGGGCGGGCAGGACATTTCCAATGTTCATGATTCCCATCTCGGCTTCATCGCCGCCTCGCTCGGGGATGTGCCGGGCGGGCTGGACGTGCTCTACGAGCTGGCCCGCCAGCGCTTTCCCGACCAAGCGCTCCCATACCCCGATGTGTTCCTCAATGCGGACCCGCAACATTTTACTTTAAGCTCAAGGCGGCGCTTCCGCCCATCATCCTCAACGAGCTGGTTCCCTCGTTCGTCGGCAGGAACCGCGTGA
- a CDS encoding DUF1552 domain-containing protein: protein MNNRREFLRNAFIAMGGLSLPGFIPGLSAAQSSVVSHGGKPPMRFIFMHRGNGLFPKSVVPPSFGAKEMELEKRNEAYEVDLEGHTLPAWMGPLEKHMDNLTILQGISGKMCTTGHHSWCSSLGVFKANERLSSIKWATVDFELAKLFPSPLEHIELACFPTDGGNARGSLDGIAKGFSARGSQQPNYAFGSPKTAVDEIFKSVAADKDAQMRYQLERKVLEFAAGNQTELARHLAGIEKSKVGNYADSIEDIRERNRKVDMMADVVRKHAPRLDAKYLSPEMNTFDRQAGHTEVLLASLISGLTNVVAFTVDELGHHYTGITGMEGEKVNMHDVGHGKAIGGVDALEIRDRANAHHMTLMDRIVTRLKGVPEGNGTMFDNTMVFYYPDSGETHHSHGTEFPFVIVAGDNAKLNLGRRYMRFPYWGKEGHKTLGNLYTTLLNAYGNPIKHYGDLDTGLKIEQTGAIKELLI from the coding sequence ATGAACAACCGCCGCGAATTCCTACGCAACGCTTTCATCGCAATGGGAGGGCTGTCCCTTCCCGGATTCATCCCCGGCCTTTCCGCCGCGCAATCCAGCGTCGTCTCGCACGGCGGCAAGCCGCCCATGCGCTTCATCTTCATGCACCGCGGCAACGGCCTGTTCCCCAAGAGCGTCGTCCCACCATCCTTCGGCGCCAAGGAAATGGAACTGGAGAAACGCAACGAAGCCTATGAGGTCGATCTCGAAGGCCACACCCTGCCCGCATGGATGGGGCCGCTCGAAAAGCACATGGACAACCTCACCATACTCCAGGGCATTTCCGGAAAAATGTGCACCACCGGCCACCACTCATGGTGCTCCTCGCTCGGCGTCTTCAAGGCCAACGAACGCCTCAGCTCCATCAAATGGGCTACCGTCGATTTCGAGCTCGCCAAGCTATTCCCGTCCCCGCTTGAGCATATCGAGCTCGCCTGTTTCCCCACCGACGGGGGCAACGCGCGCGGAAGCCTCGACGGCATCGCCAAAGGCTTCTCCGCACGCGGCTCCCAGCAGCCGAACTACGCCTTCGGCTCCCCGAAAACCGCAGTCGATGAGATTTTCAAATCCGTGGCCGCCGACAAGGATGCCCAGATGCGCTACCAGCTTGAGCGGAAGGTTCTTGAGTTTGCAGCAGGTAACCAGACCGAGCTTGCGAGGCACCTGGCCGGAATCGAGAAATCGAAAGTCGGCAACTACGCGGACTCAATCGAGGACATCCGTGAGCGCAACCGCAAGGTGGACATGATGGCGGATGTCGTCCGCAAGCACGCGCCTCGCCTTGATGCGAAATACCTTTCCCCGGAAATGAACACCTTTGACCGCCAGGCAGGCCACACCGAAGTGCTGCTCGCCTCGCTGATCTCCGGCCTAACCAATGTCGTCGCGTTCACCGTCGATGAACTCGGCCATCACTACACTGGCATCACCGGCATGGAGGGGGAGAAGGTCAACATGCACGACGTTGGCCACGGCAAGGCCATCGGCGGTGTCGATGCGCTCGAGATCCGCGATCGAGCCAACGCCCACCACATGACCCTCATGGATCGCATCGTCACCCGCCTCAAAGGAGTGCCGGAAGGCAACGGCACCATGTTCGACAATACCATGGTCTTTTATTACCCGGACAGCGGCGAGACCCATCACAGCCACGGCACCGAGTTCCCCTTCGTCATCGTTGCCGGCGACAACGCCAAACTCAACCTCGGCCGCCGCTACATGCGCTTCCCATACTGGGGCAAGGAAGGCCACAAGACACTCGGCAACCTCTATACGACACTCCTCAACGCCTACGGCAACCCCATCAAGCACTACGGCGATCTCGATACCGGCCTCAAGATCGAGCAGACCGGCGCGATCAAGGAACTGCTGATATAA
- a CDS encoding DUF1588 domain-containing protein — MNLRPIHFPGSQVTASAVLLALFATASAREWTSADGSRTFTGDLVSYDAATGSVRVVSGSGVKDFSKDVLSAADIAYLKSQVQDTLGAQAAEATAGKLVIPKDLQIILEDTCFECHEDGTEKGDVRLDNLADLPLSARLDLLNRMQEQVYLKQMPPPKKSQPTEEERGHLVAWISGNLHAHNASKLEEKLRYPSYGNYVDHGNLFGGAFKGAPFSPARRWLVSPQIFEQRVLDVFGLEGRDRSTPMVGVTNPFMLSEASGVRDYDISLLDGGHLLVMLTNADWISSKQLRPARVKAGEIGAGDFPDPKDKWTPRETPAAFEAVILKKSPPSDDEMSAAITEQFSRVLRREPSSQELAKYLDLTRASIGIGGNTEGLRQMLVAVLLESEFLYRLEFGAGEPDSHGRKVLSPREGAYAISYALGDRGPDAALLKAAEEGRLKTKADYEREVTRLLADKEYYKGSVDPAFTTGKVTSHITSHPKINRFFREFFGYPGATKIFKDSERSEGYFGNPDRGTLGTPGFLVDEADRVVDHILQKDEHVFVNLLTTDEYFVYHNRSNEEGARIIAEWREVYEKLKDTDWRTDPDGVTQENLDFIKSQPAMRQFDPKRPNALRTYMHFFTESFGNGNNPFTTEPWAHGYSLHHSPFYNLPPTPGIWRYGNLAKQEKPDGKTKPMEFWDYPTSQPFKVQNRMGILTHPAWLIAHSKNTHTDPVIRGRWVREKLLAGRVPDVPITVDAQIPEDHTKTLRTRLDEKTGAQECWKCHVYMNPLGLPFESFDDFGRYRMEEFLEAPENVIGKTGENNQFNVYKTLPIDPTGVLEGTGDPALDGEVKDAFDLIARIAKSDRARQSIIRHAFRFYMGRNEMLSDSQTLIDADKAYLASGGSFRAVVISLLTSDSFIYRKDTPETLAFSR, encoded by the coding sequence ATGAACCTACGGCCAATCCATTTCCCAGGCTCTCAAGTCACCGCTTCGGCGGTGTTGCTGGCATTGTTTGCAACGGCTTCCGCACGGGAATGGACAAGCGCCGACGGATCGAGAACCTTCACCGGCGATCTGGTTTCCTATGATGCCGCCACGGGTTCGGTGAGAGTGGTGTCCGGATCCGGGGTCAAGGATTTCAGCAAGGATGTCCTTTCCGCCGCGGACATCGCTTATCTCAAGTCGCAGGTGCAGGATACTCTTGGCGCACAGGCAGCGGAGGCAACGGCAGGGAAACTTGTGATCCCCAAGGATCTCCAGATCATCCTTGAGGACACCTGCTTCGAATGCCACGAGGATGGCACGGAGAAGGGCGATGTACGGCTCGATAATCTCGCCGACTTGCCGCTTTCCGCGCGCCTTGACCTTCTCAACCGGATGCAGGAGCAGGTCTATCTGAAACAGATGCCGCCACCCAAGAAAAGCCAGCCTACGGAGGAAGAGCGCGGGCACCTGGTCGCATGGATCTCCGGGAACCTCCACGCCCACAACGCCTCCAAGCTCGAGGAAAAGCTGCGCTATCCCTCCTATGGGAATTACGTGGACCACGGAAATCTCTTCGGCGGTGCATTCAAGGGCGCACCCTTCAGCCCAGCCCGCCGCTGGCTGGTGAGCCCGCAGATTTTCGAGCAGCGCGTGCTGGATGTCTTCGGCCTTGAGGGCAGGGATCGCAGCACTCCCATGGTTGGGGTCACCAATCCCTTCATGCTCTCCGAGGCATCTGGCGTACGCGACTACGACATCTCCCTCCTCGATGGCGGACACCTGCTGGTCATGCTCACCAATGCGGATTGGATTTCCTCGAAACAGCTCCGCCCCGCACGCGTGAAGGCGGGCGAGATCGGTGCGGGCGATTTCCCCGATCCCAAGGACAAGTGGACTCCCCGCGAGACCCCCGCCGCCTTTGAGGCGGTCATCCTTAAGAAATCGCCGCCGTCCGATGACGAGATGTCCGCCGCGATCACCGAACAGTTTTCCCGCGTCCTCCGCCGCGAACCCTCATCCCAGGAACTCGCAAAGTATCTCGATCTCACCCGGGCCTCCATTGGAATCGGCGGCAACACAGAGGGATTGCGTCAGATGCTTGTGGCTGTGCTGCTGGAGTCCGAGTTCCTCTACAGGCTGGAGTTCGGGGCAGGGGAACCGGACAGCCACGGCAGGAAAGTCCTTTCCCCGCGAGAAGGCGCCTATGCCATTTCCTACGCCCTGGGTGATCGCGGCCCGGACGCCGCACTGCTGAAGGCCGCCGAAGAGGGGCGGCTGAAAACCAAAGCGGACTACGAGCGAGAGGTGACACGCCTGCTCGCAGACAAGGAGTATTACAAGGGTTCGGTCGATCCTGCGTTTACGACCGGAAAAGTAACATCCCACATCACCTCCCACCCGAAGATCAACCGCTTCTTCCGCGAGTTTTTCGGCTACCCGGGCGCGACCAAGATTTTCAAGGATTCCGAGCGCAGCGAGGGATACTTCGGAAACCCGGATCGCGGGACGCTGGGAACTCCGGGCTTTCTGGTCGATGAGGCGGACAGGGTCGTGGACCACATCCTCCAAAAGGATGAGCACGTGTTCGTGAATCTCCTCACCACCGACGAGTATTTCGTCTATCACAACCGCAGCAATGAGGAGGGTGCAAGGATCATCGCGGAATGGCGCGAGGTCTATGAAAAGCTGAAGGACACGGACTGGAGAACAGATCCGGATGGGGTGACGCAAGAAAACCTGGATTTCATCAAATCGCAGCCGGCCATGCGCCAGTTCGATCCGAAAAGGCCCAACGCGCTGCGCACCTACATGCATTTCTTCACGGAGTCCTTCGGAAACGGGAACAACCCTTTTACAACGGAGCCTTGGGCGCATGGATACAGCCTCCACCACTCACCCTTCTACAACCTGCCCCCGACCCCGGGAATCTGGCGCTACGGGAACCTCGCCAAGCAGGAAAAGCCCGATGGGAAAACGAAACCCATGGAATTCTGGGACTACCCGACCAGTCAGCCTTTCAAGGTTCAGAACCGCATGGGCATCCTCACGCATCCAGCATGGCTCATCGCCCATTCGAAAAACACCCACACGGATCCCGTCATCCGCGGCAGGTGGGTGCGCGAAAAGCTCCTCGCGGGCCGAGTCCCGGATGTGCCGATCACCGTAGATGCCCAGATCCCCGAGGACCACACCAAAACCCTCCGTACCCGCCTCGATGAGAAAACCGGAGCCCAGGAATGCTGGAAATGCCACGTTTACATGAATCCCCTCGGTCTCCCCTTCGAGTCCTTCGACGACTTCGGCCGCTACCGCATGGAGGAATTCCTGGAAGCTCCGGAAAATGTCATCGGCAAAACCGGTGAAAACAACCAGTTCAACGTTTACAAGACGCTTCCCATCGATCCCACCGGAGTCCTCGAAGGCACCGGCGATCCCGCACTCGACGGCGAGGTAAAGGACGCCTTCGACCTCATCGCCCGCATCGCCAAGTCCGATCGCGCACGCCAATCGATCATCCGCCACGCATTCCGCTTCTACATGGGCAGAAACGAGATGCTCTCCGATTCGCAGACCCTCATCGACGCGGACAAGGCATACCTCGCCAGCGGCGGCAGCTTCCGGGCGGTTGTCATCTCCCTGCTCACTTCCGATTCCTTCATCTACCGCAAGGACACACCGGAAACCCTCGCATTCAGCAGATAA
- a CDS encoding sulfatase-like hydrolase/transferase, protein MRFPFATALACLLTVTALKAEKPNVILIMADDLGYRDLGCYGHPSIKTPVLDKLAAGGMRLTNFHSGASVCTPSRMALLTGAYPVRLGWTKGVAGYLMGPKDGMASEALTIAEIFKAEGYVTGISGKWHIGRLPGTTPGDQGFDSSFYNPMSNNQLDELWRGDKIEVKPTDNRLLTEQFTTEAMRFIRENKEKPFFLYLPHTAPHFPVMPHPDWKGHSGFGDYGDVVEELDGRIGDILELLDELKLAQNTIVVFISDNGPQKGEKASALPFRGAKWSAFEGGTRVPGIVSWPGKIPGGGKSDDLIGAIDLLPTLCRAAGIDWKRHAKGKPPLDGMDVWDTLLGKCDDHPRSELLHWHGMHATPHALTSGNWKIFPDRRHAAEGHSKKAIAEDADASPLLYNLQDDPAESEDLSARFPEKVAALESRFDGLLREISSGTMLEIATPDDTKPR, encoded by the coding sequence ATGAGGTTTCCCTTTGCCACAGCGCTGGCCTGCCTGCTCACGGTCACCGCCCTGAAGGCGGAAAAACCCAACGTGATCCTCATCATGGCCGATGACCTCGGCTACCGGGATCTGGGCTGCTACGGCCATCCCTCGATCAAGACCCCTGTTCTCGATAAGCTCGCGGCGGGTGGCATGCGGCTCACGAATTTCCATTCGGGGGCTTCTGTCTGCACTCCTTCGCGCATGGCGTTGCTGACGGGTGCATATCCCGTCCGTCTCGGTTGGACGAAAGGTGTCGCCGGATATCTGATGGGGCCGAAGGACGGCATGGCCTCCGAGGCACTGACCATCGCGGAAATCTTCAAGGCCGAGGGCTATGTCACCGGGATTTCGGGGAAATGGCACATCGGCCGCCTGCCGGGAACCACCCCCGGCGACCAGGGTTTCGATAGCTCCTTTTACAACCCGATGAGCAACAACCAGCTCGACGAGCTCTGGCGCGGGGACAAGATCGAGGTGAAGCCCACCGACAACCGGCTTCTAACAGAACAGTTCACCACCGAGGCGATGCGCTTCATCCGCGAGAACAAGGAAAAGCCGTTCTTCCTCTATCTCCCGCACACCGCCCCGCATTTCCCAGTCATGCCTCATCCCGATTGGAAAGGGCATTCAGGCTTCGGCGATTACGGCGATGTCGTAGAGGAACTCGACGGACGCATCGGCGATATCCTGGAATTGTTAGATGAACTCAAGCTCGCGCAAAACACCATCGTCGTCTTCATTTCCGACAACGGCCCGCAGAAGGGAGAGAAGGCGAGTGCGCTTCCTTTCCGGGGTGCGAAATGGAGCGCGTTTGAGGGCGGAACCCGCGTTCCCGGCATCGTATCCTGGCCGGGGAAAATCCCAGGGGGAGGCAAAAGCGACGACCTCATCGGAGCCATCGACCTGCTGCCAACCCTTTGCCGTGCGGCTGGCATTGATTGGAAGAGGCACGCCAAGGGCAAACCTCCTCTGGACGGCATGGATGTATGGGACACCTTGCTAGGGAAATGCGATGACCACCCCCGCAGCGAACTGCTGCATTGGCACGGGATGCACGCCACGCCCCACGCACTCACCAGCGGAAATTGGAAGATTTTCCCCGATCGCCGCCATGCCGCCGAAGGCCATTCCAAGAAAGCCATTGCCGAGGATGCGGATGCCTCGCCCCTGCTGTACAACCTGCAGGACGATCCTGCGGAATCCGAGGATCTCAGTGCCCGATTCCCCGAAAAGGTCGCGGCGTTGGAGTCCCGGTTCGATGGACTGCTCCGCGAGATTTCATCAGGCACGATGCTGGAGATTGCCACACCGGATGATACGAAGCCAAGATAG
- a CDS encoding metallopeptidase — protein sequence MKLLTKLGIPVVAALALLIYANANPSGAKAKPEKIGWVEPVVQQIEGWTVHVDPALLSGEHAEDGALALKMLGNHLQRVAILVPEKQLADLRKVVIRIEWSHPELGSMQYHPGVQWLENNGYDPRLVKSVHIPQAKELYSRSQMLKHPAVILHELAHAYHDQILDFENADIIDAYKTAMEKGNYNRVMLFDGRAVPHYATTNHKEYFAEATEAFLYRNDFYPFVAGELKVHDPKAFDLMKKIWGE from the coding sequence ATGAAACTGCTCACGAAACTAGGTATCCCCGTTGTCGCCGCGCTGGCGCTCCTCATCTACGCGAACGCAAATCCCAGCGGTGCGAAAGCCAAGCCGGAAAAGATCGGATGGGTGGAGCCAGTGGTGCAGCAGATCGAGGGCTGGACGGTGCATGTCGATCCCGCATTGCTCTCCGGAGAGCATGCGGAAGACGGTGCGCTCGCCCTGAAAATGCTCGGCAACCACCTCCAACGGGTCGCCATCCTTGTCCCGGAAAAGCAGCTCGCCGATCTTCGCAAGGTCGTCATACGCATCGAGTGGTCGCACCCGGAGTTGGGCAGCATGCAGTATCATCCCGGCGTTCAATGGCTGGAAAACAATGGCTATGATCCGCGCCTCGTGAAGAGCGTTCACATCCCCCAGGCGAAGGAGCTTTACTCCCGCAGCCAGATGCTCAAGCACCCCGCCGTCATCCTCCACGAGCTGGCGCACGCCTACCATGACCAGATTTTGGATTTTGAGAACGCAGACATCATCGATGCCTACAAGACGGCGATGGAGAAAGGAAACTACAACCGCGTGATGCTCTTCGACGGTCGCGCGGTGCCCCACTACGCAACTACCAATCACAAGGAGTATTTCGCTGAGGCAACCGAAGCCTTCCTCTACCGCAACGACTTCTACCCCTTCGTCGCCGGTGAGCTGAAAGTTCACGATCCGAAGGCATTCGATCTCATGAAAAAAATCTGGGGTGAATGA